In Bombus vancouverensis nearcticus chromosome 12, iyBomVanc1_principal, whole genome shotgun sequence, the genomic stretch ACCTTCATCGATGCTGGATCGAAGCCTCGATACACCGCTGTGATTTGAATGCAGCCGAGACTGCGCCAACTAGACTTCATTCCATTCCATCGATTTCAACACTGTCACTGACAGCGATAGTAAACCCAATAACGTTATGATGTCTCATTGGAATCAATTTGCTGAGAAATTTCTGGATACTTTTCATCGATGCATCGATGCAAGTTTTTCGTTATcgtgaatattttttattttattatccaatacatatgtatgtttcCACTATCATCAgatatgttttattatttaataattacataattattggatttattgatattttGCCAAGAATAGCGCATGTAGGGTGAATTTGAGTCCCTGTAATGATATTACTATCatcaatatatattatatttaaaactcCACTTATTGGATTCCACTTCGTTTTATTCTGGGAAACCTGGTCGCTGTGATGAACATAGTCAGCGATTTCGTTAGAATATATCAGGCattaatattgtattatattaatgtACGATGGAAATTGaactcgatatatatatatatgggaattgaattttaatatatataatttttattaaaaaattcataaacTCTCCTCTACAATGAAATACGTCatgaatttcttatttataacATCAAGATAATCGGTGTTCTTCCAAGTCCTTATCATTATATCATTTCCATGTATTTgatgtttcatttttttctagATAGCTATTATGTATTGATCATACATCACAGATCTTCGCATAGAAGGAACATATTTTTGAATAGCAATTTTGTGCCTCACTTAACATTTAGCAAATCCAATCTCACCTTATCGATCCTAGTAACAAACTTCTATGTAAGGAGAAATATGCGACCGCTGGTATTTTGAGCTTCTCGGAAATTAGTctcgaaataaatttcaattcgcTCAGTCAGAAAGCTAAGCATAGATTTAACGAGTACAACATTAGACTCTCCGGGGGATATTCGAGGTGGAAGTGAAACGTGTCTTAAAACCACAGAGAATTTCCCCGGCTCCTAGATATTCTCTTGTCGTTTCACTTATTGAGTCGCCACATAAATAACCTGTGCTTTTCACGCTTCTGGAAATCTGCTGCAGAAAATGGAATTTCGACTTTAAAACCAACATCGACTCAAAACTTCCACTCACCAATACTGAGATTTCCTACTTTCTTCACACGGAATTCGAATGTTAACCTAAAATAATAAAGAGACGATCAACAGACCAGAATTTTGTGCTCGAGCAAGATGAACGATTCAAATGAAATAACATCGTTTCGGACGAGATAATAATTCTTAAATGTTTGaataatttcttaacgaatTTTCAAGTTCGCTTAAGTTTCCATAAGTATTCCGGTACTTACAGTTTGGAGCGTACTTTCCAACACTTGGGCTTAAGTTCCGTTTTATAGTTGAATCTCGTGGAAGAATTTTTAAGTTCACTTAATTGGAACGTCAGTGAAAGAACGGACTAGCTTACGGCAAAAAAGTGGAGTTTCTTCCGGTAATTCGAACGTCTTCGATCGGACTTTGAATGATCGCCGTCAgcgaaactttaattaaagagcCATTAGCGTCCATAACAACAGGGATAATCGGTTTCTCGCGCGAAACTCGGCTTGGTTTTCCGCAGAAGGTGACGAGAACACAGCTGGTCACGACACTCGTGGGATTTCCATGACAGCAGAGAGAAATGTGGTCGAACGTGGACGATGCACGGCGCGTTCGTGTCCGGTCTTTACAACCGGTGGTCTTTCAAGACTAGGGTCATCTATAACCCTGGCCATAGGTCGTCGATCGTTATCGACCTGTCAGTGGTGAATTTTTTAACGTACATGCCGAGTTGACTGACCGACAGTACAGATTGCAAGATTTCGCGTGCAGGTACACTCAACGCTTATAAGTATCCGGACATTTTGATCGATTCATAGTAGCAGCGCTTACGTGAATTTTCCCAAAGTGTACAACTAGTGGAGAATTAATGAATAGGAGTGAAACTTGAATCATCTATTGATAAACGTAGATGCGATATATTACAATTAAGTACGTGATTTGCTAAATTCATTTTGATATCCTATCTACTGTGATTCACAAgagtatttgaatattttaaatgtaTTACACAAAacttttcaaaattaataatgattgatacaattaaattatattatattgataaaattagaAAGCAAGGCAAGTGAATAGTTACTTTAAACGTATGATTAACATTAAAAATGATCTCGTTAAATACCGAGGCgtattatttatgtaattaatGTACAAATGTGAAGGTTTATCGATGTAATGAGTAATATAAAGGACAATTGACTGCTCAAATAATTTACGACGAAGTAATgactaaatatttgaaattagcCGAAAAAAAACAAAGATGACACGCAGAAAATGATGGAACTTTAGATTTCTTCAGTCTCAAAATAATATGtagataatatatagaatacttttgaataattttacacatacatataatacCCATTTCTGAGTTTAAAAAATCGATCCTTCTCTTTGGTATCCACTCGTCAAAAATAACAATACTTCGCTTGAAAAAGTGTCATTCACTGTATTGCAGATAATTCGGTCGAGGTAGTCTGAGGAAGAGGAGTCGGACAAACACAGTTCACCACTTTACATAAATCATTCCATCGATTCCTCGGAATTGCACTCTATTGTGAGCTACGTCTACGATTCATCTAAGTGCACCCTCGACTACTTCTCAAGACACGCTCCTCGAGTTTGCTTggattcttttttctttggtCCACTTTCTCCTATTCGTAGCTCAGCTAAATCGTTAACAAATTTCGACCGGTATTTGGATAATCGTTTTAGACCACCACCGTTACGTAACCACCTTACGAAAGTCTCCACTATGCGCTTCCATCGACTTTTCGAGAGCACTTCAGACCACTCGAACTCTGAATTCGTTCGAAAATACCAGATACTAGCTGATTCGATGCACTCCCGGGTAAACATTTGGATTTTAGAGTGGCAGCTTTTCGAAACTTCTGTTTTCGCGCTCGAGATACCAAAAATTCTCATCGGAAAGTTCAGTCGTCCTTGAGATAAAGGAGAGGTTGGAAGAATCGTTAACAATAAGCGTTGTAAGAGGTTctcgttaatttttaattatcagGAAGGGAGAAACTAGGCTGATAGCACGATGCAATTCAAGCTGGTTCGATTTCTTTCGTGCTTGGAAATGACTGCACCCATTCTCCACACGAAACCGACGTGGAAAACGCTGCTGGTGAAAAACTGAGAAAAGCATTGTCTCGCGTGGATGCCTGGATCATTGGAAAGTATCCACGCTCTGTGTGTTCTGGTAAAGGCAAAAAGAGGTGAAGGAGGATAGTAGCTTCCGTTTCTAGAAACGTTTTTGTTGTCTCGACGAATTGGAAAGTCTTTGACGCCAACAGGATACGTTCGAGTTTTATAGGAaacttttgatttctttgaaatGCATCTGACAAGTGATTCGTCTATAACGTAgaatatgaaaaatttgttgatacgttcctttttatttataaatatttaaacattttggAGTATTTCTGGTCATGCAGTTACGTACAAAAAAGACTTAGGTACTTTATTTCATCTAATAAATATTGTAACAGGTACTTCATCTTGGATATTTTGCATATGTGTGTTTTTTACATTATGTACATTATGTGCATTTTTATACTCTCCCATAAGTGTACTCCTATAAACACCAGCGATTTAAAAATGACTTCTGTCGTGCAAATATCATTACATCATCGATATTTTCAGTCGACAGAAACAATTTCGTCATTAACAGATAATAAATGTCATTCACAAAGAATGTTAATCAAAATCATATTAGAATGACTAAATTATTCCTATCAAATGAAGGTCTAAGTtaaaatttcttcattttttaattacccAGTAAAATCATCGATTATGTATGAAATACTTTAGAGATTGGAGAATTGTTTGATATTGttagtcatcgaatattatagatatttctcttcttatttATAACTATCTTCCAAAGACTGCATAATTTTTTAACATCTCTGACCCAGTGATATTACAATAAAGCAAAAGTTCAGAACAGTATTGGAGATCATCCAATTCCGTTTTTTTTCATGATCTTCGCTCCTCATTGTGCTCCTGTTTCCGAATTGATGAATTGTGCAATGTTTAACACAATTACTCCCGTCTCGGGGAGTCGTTCCAATTCTCATCGATTGtctaaaatagaaaataagaagacCGCCCTTGGAATTTCCATATTTCGTGAGTAGCCAAGGCGCATCGGAAATAATGCTAAATTGCAGACCATTTTGCCTCGTGTCCCGTATCCGTGGTCGTAAAGGAGGGAAACTACGCGTTCGATGGTAGTCAATTTTATTGACATTCTTCACAATTGATAACAGGAACCTTTATATCAATTTCTTTGTCTATCAATCTATCGATTTTTTATTTTCCCCTGCGGAGAGATTGTTTTATAAAGTTTCTCGCCATTTTTGTGAGAATGCTTTGCCATTTCTCGATAATATTATTCCTAATTTCAAGCATCGATTTTCAGGATCATTATAATCTATCAATATTTATTTCCATATTTTTCGTCAAGGAATTATTCCACAACATTATTTCGCCATTTCTGTGAGAATATCTTTACTGAATATTCTTACTTCGATGGTTTCAGTGCTTTTAAATTTGTCTACTTTTAATCTTCTCCTACGAAAAAATTATTCCACGATGTTCCTCGCCGTTTTTTGTGACTTAATGAAACTAGGATGAACTGTGCAGTTTCTTGTGAATATTGTCGTTACACTTTGAGCGTCCATTAGTTAGTTAGAATCctcgtttcctcttttttctcggACTATACTCAAAGAATTGGGATTTTTTGCTCGTCTGGTTCATCCAAACTAATATCATTTTCTCATGTATCCAGTTGCGTTCCTCGCGAAGGGTGCTTGCGCGTTGGTTCTTAGATAAAACTTCCCTCTGACTCTAGAATCCACCGCGAAGCCCATTAAGACATCAGGTGTCCACGTGCACTGTGCCTGGATATTCGGGTGCCATTTTGGACACTGACTGGCAGGGAATCCAAACGGATTTGTCACGGATTCCGCATAAAACATCCATGCTCTGTTATGTCCACAGACGACTAGACAGAAAGAAATAGCGATTCATTAAGGGAAATTAAATTATGGGAGCGATATAATGAGGTTGTGATATAAAGCTTTAACGCTATCATTACTATTTtaatgattattttattatatttattcatagAATTCTTTTGCAAAGAAAAGCTAATCTGTAATTTCTAGTTCAAAGACCACgatataatagataatttattcCCTTCCAAGAATAAAATTCTCCTTTTTATAAAAAGTCACTGgccattttctttttatttcttttccctgcTGAAGTATTATGGAATTGCCCTACATACCTATTTTTGGATATTTCtgttatttatcaaaatttatagaataattttaagTATTAAAGCTTCAAATGTTGTGTTTTACCacgattaaatataatttaataagtaaagttaccgTTTGCGATAATTACAAAAAACATAACAATGATATTACTATGGTTAAATTTCCTTCATGATAGACTTTATGGACTGAAAGCTAAACCTTAACTTTATGACCAATATCGTTGATCTCATTATATCTCTTACGCCAATCTTTTTAGACTTTTTTTTAGATTTTTGGCCTAATAAAGAAGAATCTTAATAAAAAATGAGTTCATAATTCGCAGAAGATTCAGTACATACTATACTGGTTGATGAGTCTCGACACACTTCTCCGAATAACACTATCCAAATTGCATCCAGGCTGAATAGGTTTGCCACCGTTCGGATAAAAATCGACATGACCCAGAGGATTCGGGAAGCCAAAGTTTCCACCATCGGTGTGAATCACGTCGACGAACATGGCGTCAGTCTTTGTCAGATGCCCGTCTCCGCCCGTGTTCATGTAAAGAGGATAGGCGGCGTCCAATCCTGTGATCCTTCCAACCTGAATTCAGATTGAACGTCTTTGGTGAAAGTGAAATTTCTTCTTACTCTGGATAAGCGAAATTTCCATACCTTCCGCGGAGCAAGAGCTTTCCCCATGAAACCAGCGATCTCAGCTCCCAAGCTGAAACCAATTACGTGCAAGCTGGCTAGGGATATCGCTCCCTGAGCGTCCAGCCAATTCACCAGACGAGCGACCTGAGGTCCGACTATTCTCGTGTTTCGAACCGCTGTCACGTACCATGGCAGACCGGCCAATTTGGTCCAGTGCACTAAGATTATATTGTACTCGCCTCGTTTCAGGTAAACTGAAAGATGgccaataattttttatcagaAGGAAAATTGTATTCTTGAAAGTGAATAAGGGACCTATTGTATCTTGCCGATTGAGCTAGAGCCActcaatatttttgaaattttttttatagaattaaaagaTGCAAGGAAATTCTATGGTAATAATAATTTGGATAGCCAAAGACAATTTTCTATTTATGATATAGTGTCGTCGTGTTGATTCAATGGTCAATATCAAGTAATATTTCATTCTACGATAGCATACGATTAATATTAACGCTAAAGACTTAATTTATTAACActaaagttaatattaaaacgTTTCAAATGCATAGCTTCTTATAAATTATCGTTAATGATGATATAATAAATCTCGATTAAATAAGAATATAGATTGGTAAActaattctatataaatttCTCAAGTAATTATTATGTATGTATCTGCATACAGATAATCGTTTACGTATTGAATAATTTGTTACAGTCCAAGAAAGAAATTTACCATCTGTATGATGTAGTTTCATAgatgagaaatttaaattttagcaCGTGGTCCTAGTTCAATGGCCAGAGggcataaatatacatatatttttcttaaaagATATTAGTCATCTGATGGATGTAGTTCAAGTTCAAGTTTACTCATTTCAATTCCACTGGTATGGAAACGAGTCGCGGAAAGTTCCCAACGATTTGGAAACTTGTCTGTGGCCAGCACAGTAGAGTTCGCCGTTGAAAAGGAGCAGAGTGAATGTCATAGTCGGGCCAGAAATATGGATCCCGCGTGTACGGGGAAGTTTCCATAGTGAAAGGGTGAACTTTCAAGAGATTCACGATTTATCATCCTGTCAAAATGTCTTACAGTGGCTTGTCTACTTGATTCTTGTAGCTACTAATGTCCCCAGCCTAGTTCCATCAGTTTCTGTCTACCAAGCTCTGTCTTGGCAAATCTgataatatacgtatgtatatcggAATATTCCACGTAAATTCATTCAGAAATTCTGTGTCTGCGAAACGAACACTTTGATAATCGATAATGTTCAATGATCTAAATTTAGTCGTTACGAGACGATTACTAAATACGTCCAATATAGCAAAGTAGGATTATTCGTATCACCCAAGCTTCgacattttaaaattcaattttaaacTTTGCACGTAATGATCAAACTTGttgtataatatttcaatattatttgaCCCAATGTATGCTAATTGTTTTATCGCAGTCAGTAAATTTCctgaatttttaaatacaatttaacTTAATTTCAAAAAGTAAACTTTCCGTGAATTTGTTGAATTGTAAAACACAATTtcaaagtaaaaaattattcgAGTAGAAAATAAATACTGAATATGAATTAAGGAACGAACGTATGTTGTTAGATATCTTAAAGTTTAGGGGATTAATTTTAAACGAGAAAACGGAACATAATAATGATCCGTGAGGAggaggatttaattaaaaatggtTCGACGGTGACTATAACACATGAATAACTAACTGAATAATGAAGAGTACCGTCTCTTATTGCCGTGGCACTTCCTGCCCTCGCACTGCCGCTGTATCCGTGAATGAAAATTACTGTTGGATATCTGTCGTTAAAATTACTCTTCCGCAAGGAATACGGGTCTGAAAtatttaacgtcgtcccacaagtTGGATTCCTCCTAATATAACAGAGAATAATGATTTAGATGAAGTTTGAGGCTTCTTCATACCATCGTTagtggaatatttctatttatatcgtAAAATTGTTACTTGAAAATTTGATAATTAAAGATAGTTAGTTCGACATTTATCGCAAGTCTACCTAATGAActctatatataataatttaataaaacaattttctattttcctaCATTGTCGTTAGTAAGATTGAACAAGTCctaagaattttttaattaattaccgACACACCTGGTAAAAAGCAGGTACTCTATATCTTGGTCCACGTCGATAGGACAACAATAAGAACAGGTACCAGCTGGCAACGTCGTTACGTGCAGTGGATTCTCACCTGGTGGCAGAAAGCGAACGTAACTTGGAATGTTCGTTGTTGTTTTTGCATGGCGACGCTTGGCCTCGACCAATCGTCGCGGTCTTCGTCATTGAACCTGAAAACGGCACGTGATGTCGCGTGCGTTACCGATTCCACTTCACGATCTAAATTCTCCTCTCTCCTGTTCGGTGCTCCTTTCTCCCGACAGAGAAATTCTTTCACTATTTCCATTAGAGATACGGTAGGATGATTTGTAAGAACAACAGATTTATAAGGTAGAACACGCCGATCGGAGACCATCGTTTGGAAGATTACAAAAATCTGAGTTTCTTATATTCGAGTTTGATGAAACGACGAGGTTCAAAGCGTAGCTCACATTACGGCCGTCTTGTTAATTGAGACTACCACGAATTTTTGTATTCAACCAAACTTATTGAGAAGATATCTAGCTGCACGCATACTCAAAACAACACTGGAAGCACTAAACTTACTAACTTGGACCTTGGCTtggaaataaatataataaaaattagcgCACTTGATACATTTAGCGAACGTTTCTTTTCACCATTGCAAATCACATTGACCATGAATTCCTTGTATCCACTCGCAAATTTATCGTTGTTTCATCAAGTCAAAGGAAGGAAACGTCACGCACACGATACATAGTGACAGATGCAACGTGGTTTAATATTTCAGTAGAAACCATAAACGACGAACATTCACAAAGCGTCGCAAACCGGAATTCCATGCGCGAGTGGAACGTAAATCAGCAACGGCGTTTATGGCCTGGTAAATTTTGCCACGTCGCTTACCGTCCCGAGATACTGTCCGTAATTTCGGCCGAGGACGAAGGATACCCAGTGTTTCTGTTCTGTCTCGTTACAGACCGATCTATCGCGTGATCCACTATCGTGCCTCCTGGcgattaaatttttatcgaaacggACCGCACCGACGATGAATGTTTCTCTAACTTCAACCCTAGACTTACCGAATAATAGATTGTCTGCGAGCAGAATAAACGTGCAATAAAATGGCTCACCTTGATTCCAGGATCGCTGGACGACGAAGGATTTTGTGTCATAGTGAATTGTCCTAGACCaacgatatgtcattacgtaACTTGTTTGAGTTGTTTTTTTATCCTACGCTAGAGATACAATTTCATTCCATTTTGAAGTCAAAAAGGTTTTGGGTTGATGGAAAAAATAGCGTTGATTTTTCATCGTATCGAGAAAATCAGCTTCGAGCTGGATCATACGCCGCAGTTTACGGTAAAGTCGTTTTATAAGAATGGCGTTGTATGTACAAATTAATGTAGGTCGAACAATCGTAGCGATTAGACATGGAAGAAGACGAAGTCTATTTTTGGTTAGTTATGAGATATACATTTCAAAATAGATATAAACTAGTTAAAATTCTTCTTCACATTATTAAGAATGCCTGTCCTCTACACATAGCACCAGACTATCACCATTTTTCtttgcaaaattatttatatattctattctattcttctCTGTATCAAAAGCAACTTCTTCCTACGACGGTGAAATAAATAGGCTTCCACAACGGTGCGACAATAAAAAACGATGGGTATTACATAACTGATTAAACAGATTGTAGCATAACAACATCGCAGTAAACTGATTCTCTTTTATGTCTACAAAATTGACAGCTCATCGTTTTCCGCAAACCTAGTCTATCTAACTCGGAAACTGAAGGTTTCTTCAACGACGGtgaaagtgttcgaaagtctaAGAAGAAGTTAATCAACTGCAAGTATTGTTGCGACGTGACGATAAACCGTGGTGTGAAAAGTCAAGCGAGACGGAATCGCTTCAAGGAAGCTAGGCTGTCGTAATATCGATTAGTACTGTTAATCTAATAGGACACAGTAGCTTGATAGCCGTGATCTTGTTGTAACGTGAAATTATTTACTACGACCATCGCGATAATACGACAGCGTAACGTGCAATCGTTATTCCACGTGATAACGACGCTCAGGCGAATTTATTAGTCGATTAGTAGGTTTTTAGTAATAGTATCTTAGAAAGCTGGTGTATAGCACGCTCTAGTTAATGCGTTTAATTTATGGTAATGGATTCCCATTGAATCTCGTGTAGCTTGTTACCTACTCTTCGAACTTTAAAGTGAAAGTATAGCAGTACATACGTTACATGTGTTGGTGCATTAAACACTCCTCTAAATCGTTTCCCAAGAAGTTTTCTGTCCTAAACATTCTAAGTTGTTTCGAAACATTTTAGATTGTTCAAAGTTTGATCATTCTATTTTGAAATATCCTTAATTGTTTCCCAGGAAGTTTCCTATTCCGAAACTTCCTACCAAAAACTTCCCTCTTATTAAAAGACATTCAATTAAGGTATTAAACAGTTACAACGATATTTACGAAagatattattgtgtatataCATCATAATTCGTAAAAATCGGCAAAATTTAGACTACACACGACTATAAACTACCTATTAAAAAAGAGCAGTAATGCAATTTTGCTGTTACTATATACATTGCactattacatacatatatgtatcgtTCAAATAGCAACGCTTGTATTAACACTGGAACTCTCTCTGTCAATTTAGAAGATCCTACTTATAATTcaggaaataaaaagaatctGAAGATAAAGAGTGTGTCGAATGATAAAATAGTTCTATAAGATTTGATAATTATGATACAATCCCCACCTTCAATATTGGATGTCGCCTTCCAAAGATCAGTTTAATCCCGTCGGTATACTATTGTGCAGAACTACGGTgattatatagaataaaatagtaACAGTTCCATTTTTATgccaaattttattattaaaatacgcTTCGTCGAAAATAGGCAAATGGATAACTttaaacattaatataaatttcaactagaaaattcagcgggtgaataacattttttaacatACAAAAGGCACCGAAATTTCCACAGACACCGTATTCTATCCGTGAAAAGAACCATTCAGAGGCTCTTTTTTATGTAAAACGTGGTCGGCTAAGGCAATCCGCCGAAAATTTAAATGGACGCCGTTATTCGCCTCCTTCGTTCCGAATACGCGCGCATTAGAAAAGTGACTCTTTTAGAACAAAGAAGGAAAACAGATACTCTACCACTTTCAGCTGCATTCACTGCATTTCATTCGAACGAACCATAgaactaattaattaattagctcGTAGAATTAATCGAGATCAATAGAAAAGGATTCACATAAACGATCATCGAACACTCGCGAGGATTTTAACGAACGATCATTATTCATTGATTATTACCTCTTCTGATGATGATTACACGACACAATAAAGAGGTTAGGAAGAGTGGTATCATATCGACAAAAGAAGCTTAAGACAAGAGGATCAGCGAAAGAACCGGATTCCTGTCAGCGATAGCTgcaggagcaaaactgacagaAATCGAGAGTCGAGATCTATAGCACCTCGAATGGAGGATCTCGAGCATGACGCTAGCCTCGTTTTTCTTCCAATTTTAGACAATTTCTATCGTAAAATTGTTCTGGGCCATTAGTGCCCGATGAACAATTCAAAGCAATCAGATTTACGGGGATATTTGAGCCTAAAGTGTCATTGCTTACATTCCCTCGCAATCGTTTTACGAAGAAACCATAAAATTTTATGGAATCGATTATATTATTTG encodes the following:
- the LOC117155548 gene encoding hepatic triacylglycerol lipase, translating into MTKTATIGRGQASPCKNNNEHSKLRSLSATRRNPTCGTTLNISDPYSLRKSNFNDRYPTVIFIHGYSGSARAGSATAIRDVYLKRGEYNIILVHWTKLAGLPWYVTAVRNTRIVGPQVARLVNWLDAQGAISLASLHVIGFSLGAEIAGFMGKALAPRKVGRITGLDAAYPLYMNTGGDGHLTKTDAMFVDVIHTDGGNFGFPNPLGHVDFYPNGGKPIQPGCNLDSVIRRSVSRLINQYIVCGHNRAWMFYAESVTNPFGFPASQCPKWHPNIQAQCTWTPDVLMGFAVDSRVRGKFYLRTNAQAPFARNATGYMRK